The Streptomyces sp. NBC_00224 genome contains the following window.
AGACCGGCGCCAGTTCGGGCAGGTGCTGGAGGGGGCTGACGGCGCGCAGGGTGCCGCTGTCCGCGACCAGCGCGGTGACCAGCCAGTGGCCGAGCACCACGCCGAGGATGGCGAAGGCCCGCAGGGCGTCCACGGCACGGTCGCGGTCGGGTGGGGTGGCGGCGTCGATGCGCCGGACGAGCTCACGCATGGCGGCGCTCCTCGGTCGGGGTCTGGCCGGAGGCGATCAGGGCGATGTTGCGCAGGGGGACCGAGCCGGGCTTCAGGTAGTCGCTGTGGCCGCCGGTGCCCGCGTCGAAGATCCGCGCCCCGAACGCCTTGGACACCGGGTCGGTGCCGAACCCGACGGTGGCGGCCAGGAGCGGAAGCCGCAGATGGGGCACGTCGGCGATCCAGTCGCCCGACGCCCGGCCCGCCCAGACGTCGGCGCGGGTGTGCAACTGCCCGACGTCATCGGCGCCGGTGCCTGGACTGCCGTACAGGACCAGGGCGTCGGCGCGCAGCTCGGAGGCGGCCCGGGCGCAGACGACGGAGCCGTAGGAGTGACAGAGGACCGCCATCCGGGTGCCGGGCTTGGCCGCGCTCAACTCCCTTACGAACTTGCCCAGTTGAGGCGCCGCACGGTCGGCCCGGCCCGTCGTCACCGACCCGGCGCTGCCGGTCGCCGGGGTCGGGTAGCCGAGCCAGGCGACCACGGCGGACCGGGCGCCCATCTCCCGCTGGAGGGCCCCGGCCCCGGCCCGGAAGCGCCCGTACTTGTCGAGGCTGGTGTCCGAGCCCGGCACCAGTACGGCGATCCGGTCGGCGTGCGCGAGGTCCCCGACGACCTCGGCGGTGCGCCCGCCGCCCCGGCCGTCGAAGGAGAGGAAGTGCCGCCCGGGCCCGGCCATGGCGCGCAGCGCGGCGGCCCGTCTGCGGTCGCCGTGGCCGGTGGCCATCCGCTCGGCCGCCCTGATGCCGTCGCGGGCGGCGCCGTAGCGCGCGTCGAGTACGGCGGACGTCGCGGAGGTCAGCGGGGCGAGGGCGGCCGGGACGGGTGCCGGTACGGCCGCGGGTCGCACCGCGCCCGACAGCGGCACCGCCACCGAGGCGACGACGAGCGCGGCGAGCAGAGCGCGGAGCGCGCGACTGCCGACGCGGGGGCGGGGGGCCATGGGTGGGGGTCCTTCCGTACCGGGTGCCTCGCGCGACGGCCCGGGGGGGCGCCTGCGCGGTGACTCGCCTGATGGCTTGCCTGATCGGCTTGCTGATTGGCTTGCTGATTGGCTTGCCTGCTTGCGGTACCGACGTTATGGATCAAGCCCCGTCGCCCGCGTCGGACCAGGGAGGGCATCTTCCGCGTAGCTCCGAAGTACTACGGGTAGGGGGTGCGGGCCGCCGAACTGCCCCGCGGCGGCGGTGAGATCCTTGGTCACCAGGACGAGGAGGAGCTCCCGTGGGTGAGAACAAGCGGCTCATGCTGGCCGGTGAGTGGTATCTGCCCGACGACCCCGAGCTGGGCGCGGACACCGCCCGCCGGATCGCGCGGTGCGCCGCCTACAACGCGGCGGGCGGGGCCCCGCCCGCCGAACGGCACAAGCTGCTGGCCGAGTTGCTGGGCGAGGTCGACGAGAGCGTACGGGTGCGACCGCCGTTCCACTGCGACTTCGGCTACAACATCAGCATCGGCGCGGGTACGTTCGTGAACTTCGGCGCAGTGTTCCTGGACACCGGCCGGATCACCGTCGGCAGGGACGTCCAGATCGGGCCGAACGTCCAACTCCTCACGCCTACCCATGAGTTGGACGCCGAGCGGCGGCGCCAAGGGTGGGAGAAGGCCGAGCCGGTGACGATCGGGGACAACGTGTGGCTCGGCGGCGGGGTGATCGTCTGCCCCGGGGTGAGCATCGGCGCCAACACGGTGGTCGGCGCCGGGGCGGTGGTCACCAGGGACCTGCCCGCCGGGGTGCTGGCCGTCGGCAACCCGGCCCGGGTGATCCGCGAGCTCGGCTGAGAGCCTGTCTGTGAACCCCCGTCGTCCGCCCGCTATCCCGCCAGGCTTATCAGGCTCAGGTGCCAGCGGTGGGCGCCGCCGGTCAGGGTCACCGTCGACAGCGGCCGGACGTCGACGTTCCAGTACGCCGACGGCGGCGCCTTCAGGGCGTACACCAGCGCCGCCCGTACGACCGAGGGTTCGGCCACCGCGACCATCGCGCCGTCGTCGGCGGGCCGGGTGTCCAGCCAGCCCCCTATCCGGGTGATGAAACCGAGCAGCGGCTCCCCGCCGTGCGGGGCCGCGCGCGGGTCCGCGAGCCAGGCGTCGACGGCGTCGGGCTCCCGGGCCGCGACCTCGGCCAGGGTGTATCCGCGCCAGCGGCCCATGTCGCAGTCGCGCAGCGCGGGCTGGGCCATCGGCGCGTATCCGAGGGCGTCGCCGGTGGCCCGG
Protein-coding sequences here:
- a CDS encoding alpha/beta hydrolase; the encoded protein is MAPRPRVGSRALRALLAALVVASVAVPLSGAVRPAAVPAPVPAALAPLTSATSAVLDARYGAARDGIRAAERMATGHGDRRRAAALRAMAGPGRHFLSFDGRGGGRTAEVVGDLAHADRIAVLVPGSDTSLDKYGRFRAGAGALQREMGARSAVVAWLGYPTPATGSAGSVTTGRADRAAPQLGKFVRELSAAKPGTRMAVLCHSYGSVVCARAASELRADALVLYGSPGTGADDVGQLHTRADVWAGRASGDWIADVPHLRLPLLAATVGFGTDPVSKAFGARIFDAGTGGHSDYLKPGSVPLRNIALIASGQTPTEERRHA
- a CDS encoding sugar O-acetyltransferase, encoding MGENKRLMLAGEWYLPDDPELGADTARRIARCAAYNAAGGAPPAERHKLLAELLGEVDESVRVRPPFHCDFGYNISIGAGTFVNFGAVFLDTGRITVGRDVQIGPNVQLLTPTHELDAERRRQGWEKAEPVTIGDNVWLGGGVIVCPGVSIGANTVVGAGAVVTRDLPAGVLAVGNPARVIRELG
- a CDS encoding histidine phosphatase family protein; protein product: MTVRLTLVAAARSSALLAERFDDDRPLDGAGWHEVALAAHALVPLGAAELRYCSPTARSRATGDALGYAPMAQPALRDCDMGRWRGYTLAEVAAREPDAVDAWLADPRAAPHGGEPLLGFITRIGGWLDTRPADDGAMVAVAEPSVVRAALVYALKAPPSAYWNVDVRPLSTVTLTGGAHRWHLSLISLAG